One part of the Camelus dromedarius isolate mCamDro1 chromosome 33, mCamDro1.pat, whole genome shotgun sequence genome encodes these proteins:
- the CIAO1 gene encoding probable cytosolic iron-sulfur protein assembly protein CIAO1, translating into MKDSLVLLDRILAHPDSRCWFLAWNPSGTLLASCGGDRSVRIWGTEGDSWICKSVLCEGHQRTVRKVAWSPCGNYLASASFDATTCIWKKKEDDFECVTTLEGHENEVKSVAWAPSGNLLATCSRDKSVWVWEVDEEDEYECVSVLNSHTQDVKHVVWHPSQELLASASYDDTVKLYREEEDDWVCCATLEGHESTVWSLAFDPSGQRLASCSDDRTVRIWHQYLPGNEQGVACSGSDPSWKCVCTLSGFHSRTIYDIAWCQLTGALATACGDDAIRVFEEDPGSDPQQPTFSLMAHLPQAHSQDVNCVAWNPKERGLLASCSDDGELAFWKYQRPEGL; encoded by the exons ATGAAGGACTCGCTGGTCCTGCTTGACCGTATCCTGGCGCACCCGGACTCCCGCTGCTGGTTCCTGGCCTGGAACCCCTCCGGAACCCTGCTGGCCTCGTGCGGTGGCGACCGTAGCGTCCGCATCTGGGGCACTGAGG GTGACAGCTGGATCTGCAAATCTGTCCTTTGTGAAGGCCACCAACGCACTGTGCGGAAGGTGGCCTGGTCTCCCTGCGGGAATTACCTGGCCTCTGCCAGCTTTGATGCTACCACGTGCATTTGGAAGAAGAAGGAGGATGACTTTGAG TGTGTGACCACTCTGGAGGGCCATGAAAATGAGGTGAAGTCAGTGGCTTGGGCCCCATCTGGCAACCTCCTTGCCACCTGCAGCCGAGATAAGAGTGTGTGGGTCTGGGAAG TTGATGAAGAAGATGAGTATGAATGTGTCAGTGTCCTCAACTCCCACACGCAGGATGTCAAGCATGTGGTTTGGCACCCAAGCCAGGAG CTGTTAGCCTCCGCCAGCTATGATGATACAGTGAAGCTCTACCGAGAGGAAGAGGATGACTGGGTATGCTGTGCCACCCTTGAAGGCCACGAATCCACCGTGTGGAGCTTGGCCTTTGACCCCAGTGGCCAACGCCTGGCGTCTTGCAGTGATGACCGTACCGTACGCATCTGGCACCAGTATCTGCCAGGCAATGAGCAAG GGGTGGCGTGCAGCGGCTCTGACCCCAGCTGGAAATGTGTCTGCACTTTGTCAGGCTTCCACTCCAGGACCATTTACGACATCGCTTG GTGTCAGCTGACAGGGGCCCTGGCTACTGCTTGTGGGGACGATGCCATCCGAGTGTTTGAGGAGGACCCCGGCTCAGATCCGCAGCAGCCCACCTTCTCCCTGATGGCCCACTTGCCTCAGGCCCATTCTCAGGATGTCAACTGTGTGGCCTGGAACCCTAAGGAGCGGGGGCTCCTGGCCTCCTGCAGTGATGATGGAGAGTTGGCCTTCTGGAAGTATCAGCGGCCTGAAGGCCTCTGA
- the TMEM127 gene encoding transmembrane protein 127, with protein MYAPGGAGLPGGRRRRSPGGSALPKQPERSLASALPGALSITALCTALAEPAWLHIHGGTCSRQELGVSDVLGYVHPDLLKDFCMNPQTVLLLRVIAAFCFLGILCSLSAFLLDVFGPKHPALKITRRYAFAHILTVLQCATVIGFSYWASELILAQQQQHKKYHGSQVYVTFAVSFYLVAGAGGASILATAANLLRHYPTEEEEQALELLSEMEENEPYPAEYEVINQFQPPPAYTP; from the exons ATGTACGCCCCCGGAGGCGCAGGGCTGCCGGGAGGGCGCCGGCGGAGGAGCCCGGGAGGCAGCGCTCTGCCCAAGCAGCCGGAGCGTAGCCTGGCCTCGGCCCTGCCAGGTGCCCTGTCCATCACCGCGCTGTGCACTGCCCTCGCCGAGCCTGCCTGGCTGCACATCCACGGTGGCACCTGTTCCCGCCAGGAGCTGGGGGTCTCCGACGTGCTGGGCTACGTGCACCCGGACCTGCTGAAAG ATTTCTGCATGAATCCTCAGACAGTCCTGCTCCTGCGGGTCATTGCCGCCTTCTGCTTCTTGGGCATCCTGTGTAGCCtctctgcattccttctggaTGTCTTTGGGCCCAAGCATCCAGCCCTGAAGATCACCCGTCGCTATGCCTTCGCCCACATCCTCACAG TCCTGCAGTGCGCCACCGTCATCGGCTTTTCCTACTGGGCTTCTGAACTCATCCTGGCCCAGCAGCAGCAACATAAGAAGTACCACGGTTCCCAGGTTTATGTCACCTTTGCTGTTAGCTTCTACCTGGTGGCAGGCGCTGGTGGGGCCTCAATCCTGGCCACAGCGGCCAACCTCCTGCGCCACTACCCCacggaggaagaggagcaggcgCTGGAGCTGCTCTCGGAGATGGAGGAGAATGAGCCCTACCCAGCGGAGTATGAGGTCATCAACCAGTTCCAGCCGCCCCCGGCCTACACACCCTAA